In Burkholderia sp. GAS332, one DNA window encodes the following:
- a CDS encoding GTP pyrophosphokinase translates to MTTEIVTSTPAPIPSFDEAMAFVREHAGEVRLSSGELLAEHAAGTASIMRTLNVDPPAVLAAALFALTPHLQDPERVIADNFGEEVAQLVGDVRKLLRLGTVSLRAAQNAMPEAGRDAQAARRAQVEALRKMLLAFAQDIRVVLIRLASRLQSLRYYAAAKITPSPDVARETLDIYAPLANRLGIWQLKWELEDLALRFEEPVTYKRIAKLLDEKRVERESYVAQAIERLQQELAAANVEAEVSGRPKHIYSIWRKMRGKELDFAELYDVRAFRVIVQDIKDCYTVLGIVHNLWQPVPKEFDDYISRPKPNGYKSLHTVVIGDDGRAFEVQIRTQEMHQFAEYGVAAHWRYKEAGTRGYGGQFSANEKYDEKIAWLRQLLAWKDEVSEGEHGEKRAAQPWEQLRQATLDDDHIYVLTPQARVIPLPHGATPVDFAYHLHSELGHRCRGARVDGAMVPLNTPLQNGQTVEIVAVKEGGPSRDWLNPQLGYLQSHRARQKVRAWFNAVEVQEHIASGRAMVEKTLQREGKTSVNLDQLAAKLGFKTTDDLFSVVGKEEFSLRLVEQALHDAPPPEPVVEAPEQFEKRSSGASVARGASTGVLVVGVDALLTQLARCCRPAPPDDISGFVTRGKGMSIHRSDCPTFLRMADRAPERVLQTAWSADVMSGRGQSVYPVDLSIEATDRQGLLRDISEVFAREKVNVIGVKTQSRRNAAFMQFTVEVSNAAQIQRACTLLGEVTGVVRASRKN, encoded by the coding sequence ATGACTACCGAAATCGTTACGAGCACGCCGGCACCCATCCCTTCCTTCGACGAAGCGATGGCGTTCGTGCGCGAACACGCGGGCGAGGTGCGGCTCTCATCGGGCGAGTTGCTGGCGGAGCATGCGGCGGGTACGGCGTCGATCATGCGCACGCTCAACGTCGATCCGCCGGCTGTGCTGGCGGCGGCCTTGTTTGCGCTGACGCCGCATCTGCAAGATCCGGAACGTGTGATTGCCGACAACTTCGGCGAAGAAGTCGCGCAACTGGTCGGCGACGTGCGCAAGTTGCTGCGTCTCGGTACGGTAAGCTTGCGCGCCGCGCAGAATGCGATGCCTGAAGCAGGGCGCGATGCACAGGCCGCGCGCCGCGCGCAGGTCGAGGCGCTGCGTAAGATGCTGCTCGCGTTCGCGCAGGATATTCGTGTCGTGCTGATACGGCTCGCGTCGCGCTTGCAATCGCTGCGTTACTACGCGGCGGCGAAAATCACGCCGTCGCCCGACGTCGCGCGTGAGACGCTCGATATTTACGCACCGCTCGCCAACCGTCTGGGCATCTGGCAACTGAAATGGGAGCTCGAAGATCTCGCACTCCGTTTCGAAGAGCCGGTCACTTACAAGCGCATCGCCAAGCTGCTCGACGAGAAGCGCGTCGAGCGCGAAAGTTATGTTGCGCAGGCGATCGAGCGGCTGCAGCAGGAGTTGGCTGCGGCGAATGTAGAGGCCGAAGTCAGCGGCCGGCCTAAGCATATCTACAGCATCTGGCGCAAGATGCGCGGCAAGGAACTGGACTTCGCCGAACTGTACGACGTGCGCGCGTTTCGCGTCATCGTGCAGGACATCAAGGATTGCTACACGGTCCTCGGCATCGTGCACAACCTGTGGCAGCCGGTGCCGAAAGAGTTCGACGATTACATCTCGCGGCCGAAGCCGAACGGCTATAAATCGCTGCACACGGTTGTGATCGGCGACGACGGCCGCGCGTTCGAAGTGCAGATCCGCACGCAGGAAATGCATCAATTCGCCGAGTATGGTGTGGCGGCACACTGGCGCTACAAGGAAGCGGGCACGCGGGGTTACGGCGGCCAGTTCAGCGCCAATGAGAAGTACGACGAGAAAATCGCGTGGTTGCGTCAGCTGCTCGCGTGGAAAGATGAAGTCTCGGAAGGCGAGCACGGCGAGAAGCGCGCCGCGCAGCCGTGGGAGCAATTGCGCCAGGCTACGCTCGACGACGACCACATCTACGTGCTTACGCCGCAAGCGCGAGTGATTCCGCTGCCGCACGGCGCGACACCGGTGGACTTCGCTTATCACCTGCATAGCGAGCTGGGGCATCGCTGCCGTGGCGCGCGTGTCGATGGCGCGATGGTGCCGCTCAACACGCCGTTGCAGAACGGTCAGACGGTCGAGATCGTCGCGGTGAAAGAGGGCGGTCCGTCGCGTGACTGGCTCAACCCGCAACTTGGATATCTGCAGAGCCATCGGGCGCGGCAGAAAGTGCGCGCGTGGTTCAACGCGGTCGAAGTGCAGGAGCACATCGCGAGCGGCCGTGCGATGGTCGAAAAGACCTTGCAGCGCGAGGGCAAGACGTCGGTCAATCTCGATCAGCTTGCCGCCAAGCTCGGCTTCAAGACGACCGATGATCTGTTCTCGGTGGTCGGCAAGGAGGAATTCAGCCTGCGGCTTGTCGAGCAGGCGCTGCACGATGCGCCGCCGCCCGAGCCTGTCGTCGAAGCGCCGGAACAGTTCGAGAAGCGCAGTAGCGGTGCGAGCGTCGCCCGCGGGGCTTCCACGGGTGTGCTGGTGGTTGGGGTCGATGCCTTGCTCACGCAACTCGCGCGCTGTTGCCGTCCCGCGCCGCCTGACGACATCAGCGGCTTCGTCACGCGCGGCAAGGGCATGTCGATCCACCGCAGCGATTGCCCGACCTTCCTGCGCATGGCCGATCGCGCGCCGGAGCGTGTGTTGCAAACCGCATGGTCGGCCGATGTCATGAGCGGCCGCGGGCAATCGGTCTATCCCGTCGACCTCAGCATTGAAGCAACGGATCGGCAAGGTCTGCTGCGCGATATCTCCGAAGTTTTCGCGCGCGAGAAAGTGAATGTGATCGGGGTGAAAACGCAATCGCGTCGTAACGCCGCATTCATGCAATTCACTGTCGAGGTCTCGAACGCTGCGCAAATTCAGCGCGCGTGTACCTTGCTCGGTGAAGTAACGGGCGTGGTGCGCGCTTCACGCAAGAATTGA